Genomic window (Streptomyces liliiviolaceus):
CGCTTAGGGTCTGTAGGTATGCGCTATGACCTGGTGATCTTCGACAACGACGGCGTCCTCGTGGACAGCGAGCCCCTCTCCAACACCCTGCTGGCCGCCTATCTGACCGAACTCGGGCACCCCACCTCGTACGAGGACTCCCTGCGCGACTACATGGGGGCCGCCATGCACCGCGTACACGACCTGGTCGAGGAGCGGACCGGGGAGCGGTTGCCCGAGGACTTCGACGACGTCTTCCACGGGCGGGTGTTCGCCGCCTTCGAGCGGGAGCTGGAGCCGGTGCCGGGGGCCGTGGAAGTCGTGGAGAAGCTGGCCGCGGACGGGGTTCCGTACTGTGTGGCGTCGTCCGGGAGCCATGAGCGGATCAGGGTCGGGCACCGGAAGACCGGGCTCGACCGGTGGTTCGGCGACGAGCGCGTCTTCAGTTCCCAGGACGTCGGGCGAGGCAAGCCCGCGCCGGACCTGTTCCTGTACGCGGCCGAGCGGATGGGAGTGGCCCCTGACAAGTGCCTTGTCGTGGAGGACAGTCCGCTCGGGGTGCAGGCGGCCCGCGCGGCCGGCATGGACGTGTACGGCTTCACGGCGATGACGCCGGCCGAGCGGCTGGCGGACGCCGACCGGCTCTTCGGAGAGATGAGCGAGCTCCTGGGACTCCTCCAGAGCTGACCCACGGTCGAAGGTGAGCAGAATTCATCTTCTGGTTTCTCTACCCACGAGTAAGCCTGAGCCCTACGCTGAGCCGCCATGACAGATGTGCTGCGGCGTGGCCGGGCTTCCTTGGCGTTCAGCTTCTTCGCCCAGGGCGTCGCCTTTGCGCTCCTCGTGACGCGTATCCCGGCGATCCAGGACCGGTACGACGTGTCCGACGGGCTGCTGCCCGCTTTCCTCGCCGCCGTACCGATCCTCGCCGGTGTCGGGAGCGTCTGCACCGAGCACCTGGTGAAGCGGGTGCCGCCGAGTCACGTACTGCGGTGGTCGCAGCCGGTCGTGCTGCTCGCGCTGCTGGGGGTCGGGGCCGGCGACGGGTTGTGGCAGCTGGGGCTGGCGCTCGCCGCGTTCGGGCTCGCCGTCGGAGCCCTCGACGCGTCCATGAACATGCTCGGGGTGAGCCTCCAGCACACCTACGGGCGCAGCATCATGCTCGGATT
Coding sequences:
- a CDS encoding HAD family hydrolase — translated: MRYDLVIFDNDGVLVDSEPLSNTLLAAYLTELGHPTSYEDSLRDYMGAAMHRVHDLVEERTGERLPEDFDDVFHGRVFAAFERELEPVPGAVEVVEKLAADGVPYCVASSGSHERIRVGHRKTGLDRWFGDERVFSSQDVGRGKPAPDLFLYAAERMGVAPDKCLVVEDSPLGVQAARAAGMDVYGFTAMTPAERLADADRLFGEMSELLGLLQS